In Emcibacter nanhaiensis, the sequence TGCCGGTTTTCGATAAGTTCCTCCACCACAGCCGGTTCCGCCAGGGTGGAGGTGTCGCCCAGATTGGAATATTCGTTCTCGGCAATCTTGCGCAGGATGCGGCGCATGATCTTGCCGGAACGGGTCTTGGGCAGGCCCGGAGAGAACTGGATCAGGTCCGGGGTGGCAATGGGGCCGATTTCGTTGCGGACCCACTGGACCAGTTCTTTCCGCAGCTCTTCCGTCGGGGTGACGCCATGGTTGAGGGTGACATAGGCATAGATGCCCTGGCCCTTGATATTGTGGGGATAGCCGACCACGGCGGCTTCGGCCACGTCATGGTGGGCGACCAGGGCGCTTTCCACTTCGGCCGTGCCCATGCGGTGGCCGGACACATTGATCACGTCGTCGACCCGGCCGGTGATCCAGTAATAGCCGTCCTTGTCCCGGTGGCAGCCGTCACCGGTGAAATATTTGCCTTTATAGTTGGCGAAATAGGTCATGTAGAAGCGGTCATGATCGCCGTAAACCGTCCGCATCTGGCCGGGCCAGCTGTCGGTAATCACCAGGTTGCCTTCCGCATTTTCATCCAGTACATTGCCTTCATTGTCCACAAGCTGCGGCTTGATGCCAAAGAAAGGACGGGTGGCGGAGCCCGGTTTCAGGTCGGTGGCGCCGGGCAGCGGCGTGATCATGATGCCGCCGGTTTCCGTCTGCCACCAGGTGTCCACGATCGGGCAGCGGCTGTCGCCAACCACCCGGTAATACCATTCCCAGGCTTCCGGGTTGATAGGTTCACCCACGGAGCCGAGCAGCTTCAGGCTGGAACGGTCATATTTGGTAACAAATTCGTCCCCGGCGCCCATCAGGGCGCGAATGGCGGTGGGCGCGGTATAAAGGATATTCACCTTGTGTTTTTCCACCGTCTGCCACAGCCGCCCGGCGTCGGGCCAGGTGGGGACGCCCTCGAAAAACACCATGGTGGCGCCGTTGGCAAGCGGCGCATAGCAGATATAGCTATGGCCGGTGATCCAGCCCACATCGGCAGCACACCAGTAGACGTCGCCGTCATGATAGTCGAACACATATTTAAAGGTCAGGGTGGTATAGACCAGATAGCCGCCGGTGGTGTGCAGCACCCCTTTCGGCTGGCCGGTGGAGCCGGAGGTATAGAGGATGAACAGCGGATCCTCCGCATTCATTTCCACAGGCTCACACTCGGCCGGAACCTGGGCGGCGGCATCCTGATACCAGACGTCGCGGCCTTCGGTGAAGGGAACATCGTTGCCGGTATTGCGCACCACAATCACATTCTGCACGCTTATGTCCTTGTGCTCCAGGGCCTTGTCCACATTGGCCTTGAGCGGCACAAGGCGGCCGCCGCGGCGGCCTTCGTCGGCGGTGATGATGATATGGCTTTTACAGTCATGGACCCGTCCGGCCAGGGCTTCCGGAGAGAAGCCGCCGAACACCACGCTGTGCATGGCGCCGAGCCGGGCGCAGGCCTGCATGGCGAACAGGGCTTCGGGGATCATCGGCATATAGATGGTGACCCGGTCGCCCTTCTTCACGTTATGCTCTTTCAGTACGTTGGCGAAGCGGCAGACTTCTTCATAGAGTTCCCGGTAGGTGATGGTGCGCGAAACACTCGGGTCGTCGCCTTCAAAAATAATGGCCACCTGGTCAGCCTTTTCCGGCAGGTGGCGGTCGATACAGTTATAGGAAACATTGAGCGTGCCGTCCTCAAACCAGCGCACATGCAGGTCGTCCTTGTCAAAGGAAGTGTCCTTCACTTTGCTGTAGGGTTTGATCCAGTCCACGACTTTGCCCATTTCCCCCCAGAATCCGTCCGGATCCTCGACGGAGCGCTTGTACATTTCCAGATACTGGTCGTTGGTGAGGAGGGCCCGTTCAGCCACTTCTTTTGGTACCGGGTGTGTGTGGATTTCAGTCATTGTCTTTCCCTATAGGTTGGCAGGATCTATTACATCTCATCATATTTTTATGGCGGTTCCAAGTCAAAGGATGTTGTGGATTTTAACGTCCTTTGACCAGTTCACGGATCAGGAAGCGGGCTGGATGCAGGGCATGGGAGATTTTCTGTTCCAGCGGCGGGATATTGCCGCAGATCAGGCCTGTCAGTTGGGCGGCCAGTAGGGGCGAAGTCAGGAAACCCCGGGCGCCGAGGGCGCTTAATACATATAGGCCGCCGTGATAACGGGCGTCGGGCAGGGGTTTATGACGCGGGCCGTGGCGGAGCGACTCATATTCCTGCAGGTAAAAATCCCGGTCCGGCACCGGTCCCGCATAGGGCAGGTGGTTGGGACTGAAGTAGCGGATGGCGCTGCGTCCGCCAAGCAGGTCGGCCCCGGCCAGTTGCGGCAGCAGGGCGGCGGCTTTGGCGCGGTTTTCATCATGTTCCCGCTCTGTCACCGCGGGCATCAGGTCGGGATCGGCCAGCGGCAGGAAACTGGCGCCGGCGACGGTCACCCGGCGGCCCTGCAGCACCAGGGAGGGGACCACATAGCCTTCTTCGGTGATCACATGGTCCGGCGCTGCCGCCGGCGTGCGAAACAGACTGATCTGGCCGCTCAGTGCCTCCAGCGGCAGGTGCGACGTCAGGGGCAACTTGCGGATCAGCGACGGTGTGGCCAATATTACCGCATCCGTCTCGATCAGGGTGTGATCGTTTTCATCCCGCAGATGCCAGCGTCCGGCGCGTTTTTCCAGCGTTTCGACCTGCTGGCCGCCGCGGAAATCCAGGTCCCGGTTCAGAAAGGCACAAAGTTTTTCCGGGATCAGGTAGCCGAGGGTCGGGAAACAGAGGCTGCCGTCCTCTTTCTGTTCAAGGAGATGCTCCGGCAGCGGCGTGGTTTCCATGATCCGGTTGAAGCGCGTCTGTTCTTTATCCGAGGCCGCCCGGCGTTCCAGGCCGCAGGCGTAAAAGATTCCCTCTGGCAGATTCCGGTAAAACTGCAACGCATGCAGCAGGGCGTGGCGATGAAAACGCCCCTCCCGTCCGTCATCCACGCTGAGGAAAGGATCCAGGATGGCGGCCGGGTTTCCGGACGCTTCCTGCATCGGGGCCTCCTGCCGGTCGAGAACCGTCACCCGGTAGCCGGCGCGCGTCAGGTGCCAGCCGGCCATCATGCCGGCAATGCCGGCGCCGACGACAGCGATATGGCCGGACCGGGGCAGAGGGGCAGGTGGATTATACCAGGGCTCTCCGACGAGATAGGGGCGCTCGGGCTGCGCGCTGTCCCCTGTGAAGATGCCGCGCAGGCATTCCCGTTTGCCGGC encodes:
- the acs gene encoding acetate--CoA ligase, encoding MTEIHTHPVPKEVAERALLTNDQYLEMYKRSVEDPDGFWGEMGKVVDWIKPYSKVKDTSFDKDDLHVRWFEDGTLNVSYNCIDRHLPEKADQVAIIFEGDDPSVSRTITYRELYEEVCRFANVLKEHNVKKGDRVTIYMPMIPEALFAMQACARLGAMHSVVFGGFSPEALAGRVHDCKSHIIITADEGRRGGRLVPLKANVDKALEHKDISVQNVIVVRNTGNDVPFTEGRDVWYQDAAAQVPAECEPVEMNAEDPLFILYTSGSTGQPKGVLHTTGGYLVYTTLTFKYVFDYHDGDVYWCAADVGWITGHSYICYAPLANGATMVFFEGVPTWPDAGRLWQTVEKHKVNILYTAPTAIRALMGAGDEFVTKYDRSSLKLLGSVGEPINPEAWEWYYRVVGDSRCPIVDTWWQTETGGIMITPLPGATDLKPGSATRPFFGIKPQLVDNEGNVLDENAEGNLVITDSWPGQMRTVYGDHDRFYMTYFANYKGKYFTGDGCHRDKDGYYWITGRVDDVINVSGHRMGTAEVESALVAHHDVAEAAVVGYPHNIKGQGIYAYVTLNHGVTPTEELRKELVQWVRNEIGPIATPDLIQFSPGLPKTRSGKIMRRILRKIAENEYSNLGDTSTLAEPAVVEELIENRQNR
- the mnmC gene encoding bifunctional tRNA (5-methylaminomethyl-2-thiouridine)(34)-methyltransferase MnmD/FAD-dependent 5-carboxymethylaminomethyl-2-thiouridine(34) oxidoreductase MnmC, giving the protein MSNDQSDKDLYWQEGRIPASRQFEDIYYSPENGLEESRYVFLQGIGAPEAWRNRHRVSIGETGFGTGLNFLLSVHEWLQVAPADARLFYLSVEKYPLAPEDIRKALAPWPELCGELEELLAAYPEPIQGFHQRSLFGGRVTLLLLFGDACDMLDKVVPAPLDAWYLDGFAPRRNPDMWNERLFAALARLSGPGTRLATFTAAGFVRRGLEDAGFAMEKAPGFAGKRECLRGIFTGDSAQPERPYLVGEPWYNPPAPLPRSGHIAVVGAGIAGMMAGWHLTRAGYRVTVLDRQEAPMQEASGNPAAILDPFLSVDDGREGRFHRHALLHALQFYRNLPEGIFYACGLERRAASDKEQTRFNRIMETTPLPEHLLEQKEDGSLCFPTLGYLIPEKLCAFLNRDLDFRGGQQVETLEKRAGRWHLRDENDHTLIETDAVILATPSLIRKLPLTSHLPLEALSGQISLFRTPAAAPDHVITEEGYVVPSLVLQGRRVTVAGASFLPLADPDLMPAVTEREHDENRAKAAALLPQLAGADLLGGRSAIRYFSPNHLPYAGPVPDRDFYLQEYESLRHGPRHKPLPDARYHGGLYVLSALGARGFLTSPLLAAQLTGLICGNIPPLEQKISHALHPARFLIRELVKGR